The proteins below are encoded in one region of Fusobacterium massiliense:
- a CDS encoding Tex family protein — protein sequence MEKIFINVAEELKIPVDKIESTMKLLDEGATIPFVARYRKEVTGNLDEVQIGNILQKVEYLRNLEERKEEVIRLIEEQGKLTDEIKKNIEEAKILQEVEDIYFPYRKKKKTKADIAKERGLEPLSEKFYSLNNLEEIEIAAKDFITEEVLTVEEAIEGAMLIIAQNISEKAEYREKIREIYLKVSMIDSKASKKAGELDEKKVYTDYYEYQEKISKMPSHRILAVNRGEKEDILTVHLSLEDGDRDRVEKMIIKEFPKNELEETYKSIIKDSLDRLILPSIEREVRNILTERAELESIDVFKDNLKNLLLQAPLKEKNVLALDPGYRTGCKVAVIDKFGFYRENTVFYLVEAMHNPKQIQDAKDKFVKLVKKYDIDIVSIGNGTASRETETFVANLIKEEKLNIKYLIVNEAGASVYSASKIAAEEFPDLDVTVRGAISIGRRIQDPLAELVKIDPKSIGVGMYQHDVNQSKLDESLDNVISHVVNNVGANINTASWALLSHISGIKKTVAKNIVEYRKENGNFKNRKEILKVKGVGPKAYEQMAGFLVIPEGENILDNTVIHPESYHIGEHILEKIGFNLQKYNDDLKEARERLKSFDYTKFAQENSYGLETVKDVYEALLKDRRDPRDDFEKPLLKSDILNIDNLEIGMELEGTVRNVVKFGAFIDIGLKNDALLHISEISDKYIDDPSKVLSVGQIIKVKIKEVDKERGRVGLTKKGN from the coding sequence ATGGAAAAAATTTTTATTAATGTAGCTGAAGAATTAAAAATACCTGTAGACAAAATTGAAAGTACGATGAAACTTTTGGATGAAGGTGCAACAATACCTTTTGTTGCTAGATATAGAAAGGAAGTTACAGGAAATCTAGATGAAGTCCAAATCGGAAATATTTTACAAAAAGTGGAATATTTGAGAAATCTTGAAGAGAGAAAAGAAGAAGTAATAAGACTTATTGAAGAACAAGGTAAATTGACAGACGAAATTAAGAAAAATATTGAAGAAGCAAAAATTTTACAAGAAGTAGAAGACATATATTTTCCATATAGAAAGAAGAAAAAAACAAAAGCAGATATAGCAAAAGAAAGAGGTTTAGAACCATTATCAGAAAAATTTTATTCATTAAATAATTTAGAAGAAATAGAAATTGCTGCAAAAGACTTTATTACTGAGGAAGTTCTTACTGTTGAAGAAGCAATAGAAGGAGCAATGCTTATTATAGCTCAAAATATTTCTGAAAAAGCTGAATATAGAGAAAAAATTAGAGAAATATATTTAAAGGTCTCTATGATAGATTCAAAAGCTAGTAAAAAAGCTGGAGAATTAGATGAAAAAAAGGTTTATACAGATTATTATGAGTATCAAGAAAAAATAAGTAAAATGCCATCTCATAGAATATTGGCAGTAAATAGAGGAGAAAAAGAAGACATACTTACAGTTCATTTATCATTGGAAGATGGTGATAGAGATAGAGTTGAAAAAATGATAATCAAAGAATTTCCAAAAAATGAATTGGAAGAAACATATAAGAGTATTATAAAGGATTCATTAGATAGATTGATACTTCCATCAATAGAAAGAGAAGTTAGAAATATATTGACAGAAAGAGCTGAATTAGAGTCAATAGATGTATTCAAAGATAATTTGAAAAACTTATTATTACAAGCTCCACTAAAAGAAAAAAATGTTTTAGCATTGGATCCTGGATATAGAACAGGTTGTAAGGTAGCAGTTATAGATAAATTTGGTTTTTATAGAGAAAATACAGTTTTTTATTTGGTTGAAGCCATGCATAATCCAAAGCAAATACAAGATGCAAAGGATAAATTTGTAAAATTAGTTAAAAAATATGACATAGATATAGTTTCTATAGGTAACGGAACAGCTTCAAGAGAAACAGAAACTTTTGTAGCTAATTTGATAAAAGAAGAAAAATTAAATATAAAATATCTTATAGTAAATGAAGCAGGAGCATCAGTTTATTCAGCTTCAAAAATAGCAGCAGAGGAATTTCCGGATTTAGATGTTACTGTTAGAGGGGCAATTTCAATAGGTAGAAGAATACAAGATCCTTTAGCAGAGCTTGTAAAAATTGATCCAAAATCTATTGGTGTAGGAATGTATCAACATGATGTTAATCAATCTAAATTAGATGAGTCTTTAGACAATGTTATAAGTCATGTTGTAAATAATGTTGGAGCAAATATAAATACAGCTTCTTGGGCATTATTATCACATATATCTGGAATAAAGAAGACAGTTGCAAAGAATATTGTTGAATATAGAAAAGAAAATGGAAACTTTAAAAATAGAAAAGAAATTTTAAAAGTAAAAGGTGTAGGTCCTAAAGCTTATGAACAAATGGCAGGATTTTTAGTAATTCCAGAAGGGGAAAACATATTGGATAATACAGTTATTCACCCAGAGTCTTATCATATAGGAGAACATATCTTAGAGAAAATCGGATTTAATCTTCAAAAATATAATGATGATTTAAAAGAAGCTAGAGAAAGATTAAAATCTTTTGACTATACAAAATTTGCTCAAGAAAACTCTTATGGATTAGAGACAGTAAAAGATGTGTATGAAGCTTTATTAAAAGATAGAAGAGACCCAAGAGATGATTTTGAAAAACCACTTTTAAAATCAGATATTTTAAATATTGATAATTTAGAAATTGGAATGGAACTTGAGGGAACAGTTAGAAATGTTGTTAAATTTGGAGCATTCATAGACATTGGTTTAAAAAATGATGCTCTATTACATATATCAGAAATATCTGATAAATATATAGATGATCCGAGCAAAGTTTTATCAGTTGGACAAATTATAAAAGTAAAGATAAAAGAAGTTGATAAGGAAAGAGGAAGAGTAGGCTTAACTAAGAAGGGGAACTAG
- a CDS encoding DUF2147 domain-containing protein: protein MKKLIFILVLLLSAVSFASEDSIVGLWITEKGASGNQLIVEIYKNKDKYNGRIKNMTIPTYPDGEFKGQEKMDLNNKDKSLKNRKLIGIDFVYNFDYNATDDKYENGNIYNPENGKVYHSYMKLNKDNTLTVKGSIDKSGLIGKKQIWKRYN, encoded by the coding sequence ATGAAAAAACTTATTTTTATATTAGTCTTATTACTATCAGCTGTATCATTTGCTAGTGAAGATAGTATAGTTGGACTTTGGATTACTGAAAAAGGAGCTAGTGGAAATCAACTTATAGTTGAAATTTACAAAAATAAAGATAAATATAATGGAAGAATTAAAAATATGACTATTCCTACTTATCCAGACGGTGAATTTAAAGGTCAAGAAAAAATGGATTTAAACAATAAAGATAAATCTTTAAAAAACAGAAAACTTATCGGAATTGATTTTGTCTATAATTTTGATTACAATGCTACTGATGATAAATATGAAAATGGTAATATCTATAACCCTGAAAATGGAAAAGTTTACCACAGTTATATGAAACTAAATAAAGATAATACTTTAACAGTAAAAGGTTCTATTGATAAGAGTGGACTTATAGGTAAAAAACAAATTTGGAAAAGATATAACTAG
- a CDS encoding ABC transporter ATP-binding protein/permease, which translates to MIDKRLYDFSGNIKKYISITTALSCVKLIANIIFYSIIAFLLNSIIDKNFSFNYIYIVFAIIVLIAIRQFSTIKVSHLLGDLVVDVKRNLRKIIFEKVLKLGLGYSQLFKTQELIHLSVDNVEQLEVYFGGFLTQFYYCVFSSFILFIPIAFFNVKIALILLLFSLFIPFLLYVILNKVKKVQRKYFSKYMNVGTLFLDSLQGLTTLKLYGTDEQREKEIARMSEEFRIETMKVLKMQLLSIALINWVIYGGTILSIIYSIKFYLNGSISLFSMLFIFMLAPEFFIPMRSLTALFHVAMTGVTAAENISKFLDAPEKQSNGNSNFKNNNEIKISNLDFSYTDGTLALKDISLNFKKNSLTAIVGHSGCGKSTLVSILSGEQKVPRNKIFIDGIDITEIKSEDLIKNILKITHDSHIFASTVRENLAMGQVDIPDEKMIEVLKTVKLWSIFEKDRGLDSILKSQGKNLSGGQAQRVALARALLYDASVYIFDEATSNIDIESEEIILNIIHNLAKTKTIIYISHRLSAIKNADCIYAMDKGRIIEYGKHQELYEKNGLYSEMYKNQEVLETYLSKRGEKNEK; encoded by the coding sequence ATGATTGATAAAAGACTTTATGACTTTTCTGGAAATATAAAAAAATATATTTCTATAACAACCGCATTATCTTGTGTCAAACTTATTGCTAATATAATTTTCTACTCAATAATTGCATTTTTACTTAATAGTATTATAGATAAAAATTTTTCATTTAATTATATCTACATTGTTTTTGCAATTATTGTTCTTATTGCAATAAGACAGTTCTCAACAATAAAAGTTTCCCATCTCCTAGGAGATTTAGTTGTTGATGTAAAAAGAAATTTAAGAAAGATAATTTTTGAAAAAGTTTTAAAATTAGGTTTAGGATATAGCCAATTATTTAAAACACAAGAGTTAATACATCTTTCTGTTGACAATGTTGAACAACTTGAAGTTTATTTTGGAGGATTTCTTACTCAATTTTATTATTGTGTTTTCTCTAGCTTCATCTTGTTTATACCAATAGCATTTTTTAATGTTAAAATTGCTTTAATTTTATTGTTATTCTCATTATTTATTCCTTTTTTACTTTATGTTATTTTAAATAAAGTAAAAAAAGTTCAGAGAAAATACTTCTCAAAGTATATGAATGTTGGAACTTTATTTTTGGATAGTTTACAAGGACTTACTACTCTAAAACTTTATGGAACAGATGAGCAAAGAGAAAAAGAAATAGCTAGAATGTCAGAAGAATTTAGAATAGAAACTATGAAAGTTTTAAAAATGCAATTGCTATCTATTGCTCTTATAAATTGGGTTATTTACGGTGGAACTATCTTGTCTATCATTTATTCAATAAAATTTTATTTGAATGGAAGTATAAGTTTATTCTCTATGCTATTTATTTTTATGTTAGCTCCTGAATTTTTTATTCCAATGAGAAGTCTAACAGCTCTATTTCATGTCGCAATGACTGGAGTTACTGCGGCTGAAAATATTAGTAAATTTTTAGATGCTCCTGAAAAGCAAAGTAATGGAAATTCTAATTTTAAAAACAATAATGAAATTAAAATTAGTAACTTGGATTTTTCTTATACTGATGGAACTTTAGCTTTAAAAGATATTAGTTTGAATTTTAAAAAGAACTCTCTAACAGCAATAGTTGGGCATTCTGGTTGTGGAAAATCCACTTTAGTTTCAATTCTATCTGGCGAACAAAAAGTTCCTAGAAATAAAATTTTTATTGATGGTATTGATATCACAGAAATTAAAAGCGAAGATTTAATAAAAAATATTTTAAAAATTACTCATGATTCTCATATTTTTGCTTCTACTGTTAGAGAAAATTTAGCAATGGGACAAGTTGATATTCCAGATGAAAAAATGATTGAAGTTTTAAAAACTGTAAAACTTTGGTCTATTTTTGAAAAAGATAGAGGACTAGATTCTATATTAAAAAGCCAAGGGAAAAATTTATCTGGTGGACAAGCTCAAAGAGTTGCTCTTGCAAGAGCATTATTGTATGATGCTTCAGTTTACATATTCGATGAAGCAACATCAAATATTGATATTGAATCAGAAGAAATTATTTTAAATATTATTCATAATTTAGCAAAAACTAAAACTATAATTTATATTAGCCATAGATTATCAGCTATCAAAAATGCTGACTGTATATATGCTATGGATAAAGGTAGAATTATAGAATATGGTAAACATCAAGAACTTTATGAAAAAAATGGATTATATTCTGAAATGTATAAAAATCAAGAAGTCTTAGAAACTTATTTATCAAAGAGAGGTGAAAAGAATGAAAAATAG
- a CDS encoding amino acid ABC transporter ATP-binding/permease protein — protein sequence MKNRSAFNIMYNLIKLLSSLWSKMTIAVSTGVIGFLFSFGISLFGAYAILSVIPATKDTLKNVVGGSFSTQTYFYAMIFCGFFRAILHYLEQFTNHYIAFHILADIRVKLFKVMRKLAPAKMETKDQGNLISILTADIELLEVFYAHTISPIIIAFFTSIFLFVYFYNLHFIYALYMLFCQIIVGIIIPYIAHKRSSKAGIEIRKKLGSLNDEFLDKLKGIREIIQYSQGLLTKKKIDEITSSLGKNQKDLRNKMAEVQMMADSAIIFLSTIQILLSCYLIKNSILTKEVAILAGVLQIGSFAPYINLAALGNILAQTFASGERVLDLMIEKPIIDSNENVSNNFNYVLKNGVDIISINNISFSYNENSRDILKDFSLKIKKGKITGIMGESGCGKSTLLKLIMRFWDITSGEIILDSNNIKDIPLNQLHKKFNYMTQSTNLFIGNIRDNLLVAKPDATDEEIYIALKKASFYDYVISLPNKLDTVVEESGRNFSGGERQRIGLARAFLANREFFLLDEPTSNLDILNEAIILKSLAEEAKDKTVILVSHRESTLSICNEIFKI from the coding sequence ATGAAAAATAGATCTGCTTTTAATATTATGTATAATTTAATAAAATTATTAAGCTCTCTTTGGTCTAAAATGACAATAGCTGTTTCAACTGGTGTTATTGGTTTCTTATTTTCATTTGGGATAAGTCTTTTTGGAGCTTATGCCATATTATCTGTTATCCCTGCAACAAAAGATACTTTAAAAAATGTTGTTGGTGGTTCTTTTTCTACTCAAACATATTTCTATGCTATGATTTTTTGTGGATTTTTTAGAGCTATCCTACATTACTTAGAACAATTTACCAATCATTACATAGCTTTTCATATACTTGCTGATATTAGAGTAAAGCTATTTAAAGTTATGAGAAAATTAGCTCCTGCTAAAATGGAAACTAAAGATCAAGGTAATCTTATATCTATTTTAACTGCTGATATCGAACTTTTAGAAGTTTTTTATGCTCATACTATTTCTCCAATTATTATTGCATTTTTTACAAGTATCTTCTTATTTGTATACTTCTATAATTTGCATTTTATCTATGCTCTTTATATGCTATTTTGCCAAATAATTGTAGGAATTATTATACCTTACATTGCTCATAAAAGATCTTCAAAAGCAGGTATTGAAATTAGGAAAAAATTAGGATCTCTTAATGATGAATTTTTGGATAAATTAAAAGGAATTAGAGAAATAATACAATATTCTCAAGGTTTATTAACAAAGAAAAAAATAGATGAAATTACTTCTTCTTTAGGTAAAAATCAAAAAGATTTGAGAAATAAAATGGCTGAAGTTCAAATGATGGCTGATTCTGCTATTATTTTTCTTTCTACTATTCAAATTTTACTAAGTTGCTATTTAATAAAAAATTCTATTCTAACAAAAGAAGTTGCTATACTTGCAGGTGTTTTACAAATTGGTAGCTTTGCTCCATATATTAATCTTGCTGCTCTAGGAAATATCTTAGCTCAAACTTTTGCTTCTGGTGAAAGAGTATTGGATTTAATGATAGAAAAACCTATCATTGATAGTAACGAAAATGTTTCTAATAATTTCAATTATGTTTTAAAAAATGGTGTTGATATTATTTCTATTAACAATATTTCTTTTTCATATAATGAAAACTCAAGAGATATTTTAAAAGATTTTTCTTTAAAAATAAAAAAAGGTAAGATAACCGGTATAATGGGAGAAAGTGGTTGTGGAAAATCTACTTTACTTAAATTAATTATGAGATTTTGGGATATAACTTCTGGAGAGATTATTTTAGATAGTAATAATATAAAAGATATTCCTTTAAATCAATTACATAAAAAATTTAATTATATGACACAAAGTACTAATCTTTTTATTGGAAATATTAGAGATAACTTACTTGTAGCTAAACCAGATGCTACTGATGAAGAAATATATATAGCTCTTAAAAAAGCTTCGTTCTATGATTATGTAATATCTTTACCTAATAAATTAGATACTGTTGTAGAAGAAAGTGGAAGGAATTTTTCTGGTGGAGAAAGGCAAAGAATTGGACTTGCTAGAGCATTCTTAGCTAATAGAGAATTTTTCTTATTAGATGAGCCGACTTCTAATTTAGATATTTTAAACGAAGCTATTATCTTAAAATCACTTGCTGAAGAAGCTAAAGATAAAACTGTTATTTTAGTCTCTCATAGAGAATCTACACTTTCTATTTGTAATGAAATTTTTAAAATATAG
- a CDS encoding flavodoxin family protein — translation MKTLIIYSSQTGNTKLVCEKAFEFLKDEKNIVPIEEIETINLDEYDNIIIGTWIDKATADAKAKKFINSLVDKKLYFIGTLAASLSSDHAKKCFNNLSKLCSKKNNFIDGVLARGKVSDDLKEKFTKFPLNIIHKFVPNIKEIIDEAQSHPNDSDFSLIEDFINKNF, via the coding sequence ATGAAAACTTTAATAATTTATTCTTCACAAACAGGAAATACAAAACTTGTGTGTGAAAAAGCTTTTGAATTTCTAAAAGACGAAAAAAATATAGTTCCTATCGAAGAGATTGAAACTATAAATCTAGATGAATATGATAATATAATTATTGGAACTTGGATAGACAAAGCTACTGCTGATGCTAAAGCAAAAAAATTTATCAACTCTTTAGTTGATAAAAAACTTTATTTTATAGGAACTTTAGCCGCTTCCCTATCTTCTGACCATGCAAAAAAATGTTTTAATAATTTAAGTAAATTATGCTCAAAGAAAAATAATTTTATTGACGGGGTTTTAGCTAGAGGAAAAGTTTCTGATGACCTAAAAGAAAAATTTACAAAATTCCCTCTAAATATAATCCACAAATTTGTTCCTAATATTAAGGAAATAATAGATGAAGCTCAATCTCATCCTAACGATTCAGATTTTTCGCTTATCGAAGATTTTATAAATAAAAATTTTTAA
- a CDS encoding TetR/AcrR family transcriptional regulator: MARRTEYTKEMILEAAINLFKKEGTSAITAKKIANELHSSVAPIYSVYLSLDDLKKDLYQKIEEHLLEENCGCEICEQKLYSTDTNFDSLISRMASKLEINENSDIKLQKKLKEIKENLRKGENRSSIFSQFSELATLVLNTNKRKFSKIQILELIAKHKKYIMEFRKK; encoded by the coding sequence ATGGCTAGACGAACCGAGTACACAAAGGAAATGATACTAGAAGCAGCTATAAATTTATTTAAAAAAGAAGGTACTTCTGCTATTACTGCAAAGAAAATAGCTAATGAACTTCATAGTTCAGTTGCTCCTATTTATTCTGTATATTTAAGTTTAGATGATTTAAAAAAAGATTTGTATCAGAAAATTGAAGAACATTTACTTGAAGAAAATTGTGGTTGTGAAATTTGTGAACAAAAATTATATAGTACTGATACCAATTTTGATTCTCTTATTTCAAGAATGGCAAGTAAATTAGAAATAAATGAAAACAGTGATATTAAACTTCAAAAAAAATTAAAAGAGATTAAGGAAAATTTAAGAAAAGGCGAAAATAGATCTTCTATATTCTCTCAATTTTCAGAACTTGCTACTTTAGTTTTAAATACAAATAAAAGAAAATTTTCAAAAATACAAATCTTAGAGCTCATTGCTAAACATAAAAAATATATAATGGAATTCAGAAAAAAATAA
- a CDS encoding N-acyl-D-amino-acid deacylase family protein yields the protein MSTILIKNGTLIDGSGSKRYLADILIENEKIKKIGNLNIKADKIIDAFRKIVSPGFIDTHSHSDLKVLIEPFVEPKIRQGITTEILGQDGISMAPLPEKYVSSWRKNLAGLDGDSDELNWDWNDTNGYLNLISKTGSGPNELYLVPHGNIRMEAMGLEARKATKEELEKMKEITRREMEAGVAGLSTGLIYIPCAYAETEELIEICKVAAEYGRPLVIHQRSEADTMVESMQEVIRIAKESGVKIHFSHFKICGQKNWKLIDPVIALLDKCREEGINVSYDQYPYVAGSTMLGVILPPWAHAGGTDKLIERLKDKDLREKMKEDIIKGIPGWDNFIDFAGFDGIYVTSVKTNKNQDCIGKNLTEIAEMRGKEKFDAVFDLLMEEENAVGMYDYYGKDEHVVTFMRRPESNVCTDGLLGGKPHPRVYGSFPRVLGKFVREMQTMSLEEAIYKMTHKPALTFKIDNRGLLKEDYFADIVIFDENKIIDKGTFIDPTQFPDGIDYVLVNGKVAVNEGKSTNKLNGKVIRVTK from the coding sequence ATGTCTACTATTTTAATAAAAAATGGAACTTTAATTGATGGAAGTGGAAGTAAGAGATATTTGGCTGATATTTTAATAGAAAATGAAAAAATAAAAAAAATAGGTAATTTAAATATTAAAGCAGATAAAATAATTGATGCTTTTAGGAAAATAGTTTCTCCTGGTTTTATTGATACACATAGTCATTCAGATTTAAAAGTTTTAATTGAACCATTCGTAGAACCTAAAATTAGACAAGGAATTACAACAGAAATTTTAGGACAAGATGGCATCTCTATGGCACCTCTTCCTGAGAAATATGTTAGCTCTTGGAGAAAAAATTTGGCTGGATTAGATGGTGATAGTGATGAATTAAATTGGGATTGGAATGATACAAATGGCTATCTTAATTTAATTTCAAAAACAGGTTCTGGACCGAATGAGTTATATTTAGTACCACATGGAAATATAAGAATGGAAGCTATGGGATTAGAGGCAAGAAAAGCAACAAAAGAAGAATTAGAAAAAATGAAAGAAATAACTAGAAGAGAAATGGAAGCAGGGGTAGCTGGACTTTCGACAGGTCTTATTTATATACCTTGTGCTTATGCAGAAACAGAAGAATTAATAGAAATTTGTAAAGTAGCCGCTGAGTATGGGAGACCTTTAGTTATACATCAAAGAAGTGAAGCAGACACTATGGTAGAATCCATGCAAGAAGTTATTAGGATAGCAAAAGAGAGCGGAGTAAAAATACATTTTTCACATTTTAAAATATGTGGACAAAAAAATTGGAAATTAATAGATCCAGTAATAGCTTTATTAGATAAATGTAGAGAAGAAGGAATAAATGTTTCCTATGATCAGTATCCATATGTAGCAGGAAGTACAATGTTAGGGGTAATTTTACCACCTTGGGCACATGCTGGTGGAACAGATAAATTAATAGAAAGATTAAAAGATAAAGATTTACGTGAAAAAATGAAAGAAGATATTATAAAAGGTATCCCAGGTTGGGACAATTTTATAGATTTCGCTGGGTTTGATGGAATTTATGTAACATCTGTAAAAACAAATAAAAATCAAGATTGTATTGGTAAAAATTTAACTGAAATTGCCGAAATGAGAGGCAAAGAAAAATTTGATGCTGTATTTGACTTACTAATGGAAGAAGAAAATGCAGTTGGTATGTATGATTATTATGGAAAAGATGAACATGTGGTTACTTTTATGAGAAGACCAGAAAGTAATGTTTGTACGGATGGGTTATTAGGTGGAAAGCCTCATCCAAGAGTATATGGGTCTTTTCCAAGAGTTTTGGGAAAATTTGTTCGAGAGATGCAAACAATGTCTTTAGAAGAAGCCATTTATAAAATGACACACAAACCGGCATTAACTTTTAAAATAGATAATAGAGGTTTATTGAAAGAAGATTATTTTGCAGATATAGTAATTTTTGATGAGAACAAAATCATAGATAAAGGAACTTTTATTGATCCAACTCAATTTCCAGATGGAATAGATTATGTATTGGTAAATGGAAAAGTAGCAGTAAATGAAGGAAAATCGACAAATAAGTTAAACGGAAAAGTAATAAGAGTTACAAAATGA
- a CDS encoding sodium:solute symporter family protein, which yields MNRTQVIALIIILIYMGATVLIGLIASKRKEEEKQSNDDFLMAGKSLGPVVLAGTLFAANTGGASTTGIATNVFKYGLSASWYVIAGGIGFILVSFIAPYFRRAQANTVPEIISKRYGKASHIFTAFTSILALFMATGAQIIATASIINVVTGFNFKTAAIVSTIVVIIYTMFGGFKSVTAANLMHVIFITIGMTIAMFIMVNNKAVGGFQILFEKAKNIHDIDGNDMNFLSMTKIGATTILGYIAMYFMTFPTGQEIVQTYCSAKDGKSAKIGSVLAGFVSAIYAIVPAIIGLLAYVCIDGYILEGAQKNALAQATITFAPPVVAGIVLAAIVAATMSSASGNMIGTATMFTNDIFTPYINKGIKDDKKEIWISKIAMFVVGVAGLFIALEASNVISVMMGAFALRSAGPFAAFICGIFYKNVTKRAGFLSIIAGTIVAAIWIYILKTPWGLNAMVPGGIVAFIVIFVGSYIERKMGVEAAPEIEFENI from the coding sequence ATGAATAGAACACAAGTGATAGCTCTAATAATTATTTTGATATATATGGGAGCAACGGTTCTTATTGGACTTATTGCTTCTAAAAGAAAAGAAGAAGAGAAACAAAGTAATGATGACTTCTTAATGGCCGGTAAATCACTTGGACCAGTTGTATTGGCAGGAACTTTATTTGCAGCGAATACAGGTGGTGCAAGTACAACTGGGATTGCAACCAATGTTTTTAAATATGGTTTGTCAGCTTCATGGTATGTTATAGCAGGAGGAATTGGTTTTATTCTTGTATCTTTTATAGCTCCATATTTTAGAAGAGCACAGGCTAATACAGTTCCAGAAATTATAAGTAAGAGGTATGGGAAAGCATCACATATTTTTACAGCATTTACTTCGATATTAGCATTATTTATGGCAACAGGGGCTCAAATAATTGCAACAGCATCCATTATAAATGTTGTTACTGGTTTTAATTTTAAAACAGCTGCAATAGTTAGTACAATAGTAGTTATTATTTATACTATGTTTGGAGGTTTTAAATCTGTTACTGCTGCTAATTTAATGCACGTAATATTTATTACTATTGGAATGACAATAGCAATGTTTATAATGGTAAATAACAAAGCTGTTGGAGGTTTTCAAATTTTATTTGAAAAAGCTAAAAATATACATGATATTGATGGAAATGATATGAATTTTTTAAGTATGACTAAAATAGGAGCAACAACAATTTTAGGTTATATAGCAATGTATTTTATGACTTTTCCAACTGGACAAGAAATAGTTCAAACATATTGTTCAGCTAAAGATGGAAAATCAGCTAAAATAGGTTCTGTCCTTGCGGGGTTTGTGTCAGCGATATATGCGATAGTTCCTGCTATTATAGGACTTTTAGCTTATGTTTGTATTGATGGCTATATATTAGAAGGTGCTCAAAAAAATGCTTTAGCTCAAGCAACTATAACATTTGCACCTCCAGTTGTAGCAGGTATTGTGTTAGCAGCAATAGTTGCTGCTACAATGAGTAGTGCTTCTGGAAATATGATTGGAACAGCAACTATGTTTACGAATGATATTTTTACACCATATATAAATAAAGGAATAAAAGATGATAAAAAAGAAATATGGATTTCTAAAATAGCAATGTTTGTAGTGGGTGTAGCTGGACTATTTATAGCGCTTGAAGCAAGTAATGTAATTAGTGTTATGATGGGTGCTTTTGCACTAAGAAGTGCAGGTCCATTTGCAGCTTTTATTTGTGGAATATTTTATAAAAATGTTACTAAAAGAGCAGGATTTTTATCTATTATTGCAGGAACAATAGTAGCAGCAATATGGATTTATATTTTAAAAACTCCTTGGGGATTAAATGCAATGGTTCCAGGGGGAATTGTGGCATTCATAGTAATATTTGTAGGTTCTTATATTGAAAGAAAAATGGGAGTTGAAGCAGCTCCTGAAATAGAATTTGAAAATATATAA